From a single Paenibacillus sp. FSL R5-0345 genomic region:
- a CDS encoding glutathionylspermidine synthase family protein, with amino-acid sequence MSEQQSVFEILDQSELERGPRVKALYELGFTWADLEDEEYWLDAVAVMRRDTYKELEEASSKLWIILDKAVRYVHLKRDLYELLGIPPVLWEMLDGCPMPEEGFISRYARFDFAIAHDGTIKLLELNADTPTGYVEASIATPWICEQAGVQSPNQGMKEQVAAAWKVERPDTAACVAYGSHLEDSGTIEALVKHSGLDIRCVDCLDLWVDNGILKDGEDRVIERMFALYPKEWMAVDEGGDALAYAVEQGNLQLFNGPHSILLQSKGLVAAVWGMYELGLLFDKEERETISRYILPTYNKPVFSGNFVSKSVFGREGGSVRMFDDSGALELEDEDGYDSSQLFPTVYQKRADLARITTSEGEFHLLTGMFVINGKPCGMLGRAGGLITGNASHFIALGVR; translated from the coding sequence ATGAGTGAGCAGCAGAGTGTATTTGAAATTCTAGATCAGTCTGAGCTTGAAAGAGGCCCGCGGGTCAAAGCGTTGTATGAGCTTGGGTTCACTTGGGCGGATCTTGAGGATGAAGAGTATTGGTTAGATGCAGTTGCTGTAATGCGCAGGGACACTTATAAGGAGCTTGAAGAAGCCTCGTCAAAACTCTGGATCATCCTCGATAAGGCCGTTCGCTATGTACATCTAAAGCGCGATTTATATGAACTGCTTGGGATTCCCCCTGTACTTTGGGAGATGCTTGATGGATGTCCTATGCCAGAAGAAGGCTTTATTAGTCGGTATGCCAGATTCGACTTTGCCATAGCCCATGATGGGACGATTAAGCTACTTGAATTAAATGCGGATACCCCGACAGGTTATGTGGAAGCCTCGATAGCTACACCATGGATTTGTGAGCAAGCTGGTGTGCAGAGTCCAAATCAAGGGATGAAGGAACAAGTTGCGGCAGCTTGGAAGGTAGAACGTCCGGATACTGCAGCATGTGTGGCTTATGGATCTCATCTCGAAGATTCAGGTACGATTGAAGCATTAGTAAAGCACAGTGGTCTCGATATTCGGTGTGTGGATTGCCTTGATTTGTGGGTCGACAACGGAATTCTCAAGGATGGGGAGGACCGTGTGATTGAGCGGATGTTCGCCCTATATCCTAAGGAGTGGATGGCTGTTGATGAAGGCGGGGATGCCCTCGCTTATGCGGTAGAGCAAGGGAATCTTCAACTCTTTAACGGCCCTCACAGTATATTGCTCCAGTCCAAGGGGCTGGTTGCAGCGGTGTGGGGTATGTATGAGCTGGGCCTGCTATTCGATAAGGAAGAGCGAGAGACGATCTCGCGCTATATTTTGCCTACTTATAATAAGCCTGTATTCTCTGGAAACTTTGTGTCCAAATCTGTTTTTGGCCGTGAAGGAGGTTCGGTGCGCATGTTTGATGATAGCGGTGCGCTAGAGCTTGAAGATGAAGACGGTTATGACAGTAGTCAGCTCTTCCCCACTGTGTATCAAAAAAGAGCCGATTTAGCACGGATAACGACATCAGAGGGTGAATTTCATCTGCTGACAGGCATGTTCGTGATTAACGGGAAGCCTTGTGGTATGCTCGGCCGAGCGGGCGGATTGATTACAGGCAATGCCAGTCATTTTATTGCGTTGGGAGTGAGATAA